From a region of the Ovis aries strain OAR_USU_Benz2616 breed Rambouillet chromosome 10, ARS-UI_Ramb_v3.0, whole genome shotgun sequence genome:
- the KCNRG gene encoding potassium channel regulatory protein produces the protein MSGQELVTLNVGGKVFTTRSSTLKQFPGSRLMRMLDGRDKEFKMVGGQIFVDRDGVLFSFILDFLRTHQLLLPTDFSDHLRLQREALFYELNPLVDLLNQEHVLQPRPALVEVYFLSRNTQAFFRVFGSCSKTIEMLTGRITVFIEQPSAPALSSNSFPQMTLLPLPLQRPSYHDLVFQCGSDSTTDNQTGIRYVSIKPDNRKLANGTNVLGLLIDTLLMEGFHLVGTRTVSSEDRTECYSFERIKKPAALAMNKTLKSETTLMPEQ, from the exons ATGAGTGGTCAGGAACTGGTCACTTTGAATGTGGGAGGGAAGGTATTCACCACAAGGTCTTCCACCTTAAAGCAATTTCCTGGCTCTCGGTTGATGAGAATGTTAGATGGCAGAGACAAAGAATTCAAGATGGTTGGTGGCCAGATTTTTGTGGACAGAGATGGTGTTTTATTTAGTTTCATCTTAGATTTTTTGAGAACTCACCAACTTCTACTACCCACTGACTTTTCAGATCATCTTAGACTTCAGAGAGAGGCTCTATTCTATGAACTCAATCCTCTGGTGGATCTCTTAAACCAAGAACACGTGTTACAGCCAAGACCTGCTCTTGTGGAGGTATATTTCCTAAGCCGAAATACTCAGGCTTTCTTCAGGGTGTTTGGCTCTTGCAGCAAAACAATTGAGATGCTAACTGGGAGGATTACAGTGTTTATAGAACAACCTTCTGCACCAGCCTTGAGTAGTAACTCTTTCCCTCAGATGACCTTACTTCCACTGCCTCTACAAAGACCATCTTACCATGACCTGGTTTTCCAATGCGGCTCTGACAGCACTACTGATAACCAAACAGGAATCAG GTATGTCTCCATAAAACCTGATAACCGAAAACTGGCCAACGGAACTAATGTTCTTGGCTTACTGATTGATACTTTACTGATGGAAGGCTTCCATCTGGTCGGCACCAGAACAGTATCCTCTGAAGACAGAACTGAATGCTATAGTTTCGAAAGGATAAAAAAGCCTGCCGCTCTTGCCATGAacaaaacactgaaatcagagaCTACCCTCATGCCAGAGCAATAG
- the TRIM13 gene encoding E3 ubiquitin-protein ligase TRIM13: MELLEEDLTCPICCSLFDDPRVLPCSHNFCKKCLEGILEGNVRNSLWRSSPFKCPTCRKETSATGVNSLQVNYSLKGIVEKYNKIKISPKMPVCKGHLGQPLNIFCLTDMQLICGICATRGEHTKHVFCSIEDAYAQERDAFESLFQSFETWRRGDALSRLDTLETSKRKSLQLLTKDSDKVKEFFEKLQHTLDQKKNEILSDFETMKLAVMQAYDPEINKLNTILQEQRMAFNIAEAFKDVSEPIIFLQQMQEFREKIKVIKETPLPPSNLPSSPLMKNFDTSQWEDIKLVDVDKLSLPQDTGTFISKIPWRLYPLFVVVILLGLLIFFSPTMFLEWSLFDEIATWRDNLSNFSSYLPRSADFVEQSVFYWEQLTDGLFIFSERLKSFTLVVLNNVAEFVCKYKLL; encoded by the coding sequence ATGGAGCTGCTTGAAGAAGACCTCACGTGCCCAATCTGTTGCAGTCTGTTTGATGATCCCCGGGTTTTGCCTTGCTCACACAACTTTTGCAAAAAGTGCTTAGAAGGGATCTTAGAGGGGAATGTGCGGAATTCCCTGTGGAGATCCTCTCCATTTAAGTGCCCCACGTGCCGGAAGGAAACTTCAGCAACAGGAGTCAATAGCCTGCAGGTTAATTACTCCCTGAAGGGTATTGTGGAAAAGTATAACAAGATTAAGATCTCTCCCAAAATGCCAGTGTGCAAAGGACACTTGGGACAGCCTCTCAACATTTTCTGCCTGACTGACATGCAGCTGATCTGTGGCATCTGTGCGACTCGGGGTGAGCACACCAAGCACGTCTTCTGTTCTATCGAAGATGCCTATGCTCAGGAAAGGGACGCCTTTGAGTCCCTCTTCCAGAGCTTTGAGACCTGGCGTCGGGGAGATGCCCTTTCTCGCTTGGATACCTTGGAAACTAGCAAAAGGAAGTCTCTACAGTTGCTGACTAAAGATTCAGATAAAGTGAAGGAGTTTTTTGAGAAGTTACAACACACGTTAGatcaaaagaagaatgaaatcctgTCTGACTTTGAGACCATGAAACTTGCAGTGATGCAGGCCTATGACCCAGAGATCAACAAACTCAACACCATCTTGCAGGAACAGCGAATGGCCTTTAACATTGCTGAGGCTTTCAAAGATGTGTCAGAACCCATCATATTTCTGCAGCAGATGCAGGAGttcagggagaaaataaaagtcatcaAGGAAACTCCTTTGCCTCCCTCAAATTTGCCCTCAAGCCCTTTGATGAAGAACTTTGATACCAGTCAGTGGGAAGACATAAAACTAGTGGACGTGGATAAACTTTCTTTGCCTCAAGACACTGGCACGTTCAttagcaagattccctggagacttTATCCGTTATTTGTGGTGGTCATTCTACTTGGCCTTCTCATTTTCTTCAGTCCCACCATGTTCCTAGAATGGTCCCTATTTGACGAAATCGCAACTTGGAGAGATAATCTTTCAAACTTTAGTTCCTACCTGCCTAGATCAGCTGATTTTGTAGAACAATCAGTTTTTTACTGGGAACAGTTGACAGATGGGCTTTTCATTTTCAGTGAAAGATTGAAGAGTTTTactttggtggtgctgaataATGTGGCAGAATTTGTGTGTAAATATAAACTATTATAA